One Elaeis guineensis isolate ETL-2024a chromosome 10, EG11, whole genome shotgun sequence genomic window carries:
- the LOC105053150 gene encoding homeobox-leucine zipper protein ROC8, which translates to MDSGDDPDASDGQRKKKRYHRHTPRQIQHLEAVFKECPHPDEKQRMQLSRDLGLEPRQIKFWFQNRRTQMKAQHERADNCALRAENDKIRCENIAIREALKNVICPTCGGPPVTEDSYFDEQKLRLENSRLKEELDRVSSMASRYLGRPMTQLPPVQPMPNSSLDLSVGGFGGPALGPSLDLDLLTGSSSAAPFPFPTAVSDIEKPIMANMATNALEELIRLVQTDEPLWIKPGGDRREVLNLETYDRIFPKLGHRFKSPDIRTEASRDSGLVFMNTVALVDLFMDSSKWAEFFPTIVSKARTLEVLVTGMAGTRSGSLLLMYEEMQVLSPVVPTREFCFLRYCQQIEQGSWAIADVSVDLSRENQFAPPSRSRRLPSGCLIQEMPNGYSKVTWVEHMEIEEKTPVHRLYRDLVDSGEAFGAQRWLATLQRMCERFACLMATGASSRELGGVIPSHEGRRSMMKLSQRMINNFCASLSASNGNRWTTLSGLNDVGVRVTVHKSTNLGQPNGVVLSAATSIWLPMSSERVFSFFKDEHTRAQWDVLSSGNSVQEVARIVNGSHPGNCISLLRALNASQNNMLILQESCTDASGSLVVYAPIDLPAINIVMSGEDPSYIPLLPSGFTILPDGRPGGGGGATTSSNPMGGSSGSLITVAFQILVSSLPSAKLNVESVTTVNNLISTTVQQIKAALNCPSG; encoded by the exons ATGGATTCCGGGGACGACCCAGATGCCTCGGATGGGCAGAGGAAGAAGAAGCGTTACCACCGTCACACCCCTCGCCAGATTCAGCATCTCGAAGC GGTGTTCAAGGAATGCCCGCATCCGGACGAGAAGCAGAGAATGCAGCTGAGCAGAGATTTGGGGCTGGAGCCTCGGCAGATCAAGTTCTGGTTCCAGAACAGAAGGACCCAGATGAAG GCCCAGCACGAGAGGGCCGACAACTGCGCCCTCCGCGCGGAGAACGACAAGATCCGGTGCGAGAACATCGCCATAAGGGAGGCGCTCAAGAACGTCATCTGCCCTACCTGCGGCGGCCCGCCGGTCACCGAGGACTCCTACTTCGACGAGCAGAAGCTTCGGCTGGAGAACTCTCGCCTGAAAGAAGAG CTCGATCGGGTTTCGAGCATGGCATCCAGGTACCTAGGCAGGCCTATGACACAACTTCCCCCAGTTCAGCCAATGCCCAATTCTTCATTAGATTTATCAGTTGGGGGTTTTGGTGGTCCGGCACTTGGCCCTTCCCTCGATCTTGACCTCCTAACTGGGAGCTCTTCTGCAGCGCCTTTTCCATTCCCGACCGCAGTGTCCGATATCGAGAAGCCTATTATGGCAAACATGGCTACCAACGCACTGGAAGAGCTGATCAGGCTGGTGCAGACTGATGAACCCCTGTGGATAAAGCCTGGAGGTGATAGAAGGGAGGTCCTTAATCTCGAAACGTATGATAGGATCTTTCCCAAGCTTGGGCACCGATTCAAAAGTCCAGATATCCGCACCGAGGCCTCGAGGGATTCGGGACTGGTATTCATGAATACTGTGGCATTGGTTGATTTGTTTATGGATTCA AGCAAGTGGGCGGAGTTTTTTCCTACAATTGTCTCCAAGGCGAGAACCTTAGAAGTCCTCGTGACAGGAATGGCAGGAACTAGGAGTGGATCTTTACTTCTG ATGTATGAAGAGATGCAGGTTCTTTCACCTGTTGTGCCGACGCGTGAGTTCTGCTTCCTGCGTTACTGTCAGCAAATCGAGCAGGGCTCATGGGCTATAGCTGATGTTTCAGTAGACTTATCCAGAGAGAATCAGTTTGCGCCTCCTTCCCGATCACGAAGGCTTCCTTCTGGCTGCTTAATTCAGGAAATGCCCAATGGCTACTCCAAG GTGACTTGGGTGGAGCACATGGAAATTGAAGAGAAGACTCCTGTTCACCGCCTCTACCGGGATCTCGTGGATAGCGGCGAGGCATTTGGAGCACAGCGATGGCTCGCCACTCTACAGAGAATGTGTGAAAGATTTGCATGTCTAATGGCCACCGGCGCTTCCTCGAGGGAACTTGGAGGAG TGATTCCCTCTCATGAGGGCAGGCGGAGCATGATGAAGCTCTCCCAGAGGATGATCAACAATTTCTGTGCTAGTTTGAGTGCATCCAATGGAAACCGATGGACGACGCTCTCGGGACTAAATGATGTCGGAGTTCGAGTCACAGTTCACAAGAGCACAAATCTTGGGCAGCCCAATGGAGTCGTCCTCAGTGCGGCGACCTCTATATGGCTACCTATGTCATCCGAGAGGGTCTTCAGTTTCTTCAAAGATGAACATACTCGAGCTCAG TGGGATGTTCTTTCAAGTGGGAATTCAGTGCAAGAGGTTGCTCGCATCGTAAATGGTTCGCATCCAGGGAACTGCATCTCTCTCCTTCGT GCTCTGAATGCCAGCCAGAACAACATGCTGATACTCCAGGAGAGCTGCACTGATGCCTCGGGCTCGCTTGTGGTCTATGCCCCCATCGACCTTCCGGCTATCAACATTGTAATGAGCGGTGAGGATCCATCTTACATTCCCCTCTTGCCATCGGGGTTCACCATATTGCCCGACGGCCGTCCTGGTGGAGGTGGAGGGGCTACGACGAGCTCGAATCCAATGGGAGGATCCTCAGGGTCGCTGATCACGGTGGCGTTTCAGATCCTTGTAAGCAGCCTTCCTTCTGCGAAGCTCAACGTAGAGTCGGTGACGACAGTCAATAATCTCATTAGCACCACTGTGCAGCAAATAAAGGCTGCCTTGAATTGCCCCAGTGGCTGA